Proteins encoded together in one Zonotrichia leucophrys gambelii isolate GWCS_2022_RI chromosome 1, RI_Zleu_2.0, whole genome shotgun sequence window:
- the TSKU gene encoding tsukushi, protein MHFLAWFNLLLLLPCFGTTKTCFPGCHCEVETFGLFDSFSLTKVDCSGIGSHIVPVPIPLDTSYLDLSSNKLETINESMLTGPGYTTLVSLDLSYNKIAKISSTTFSRLRYLESLDLSHNSLEVLPEDCFSSSPLSDIDLSNNKLLDIAMDIFASKGQGKTLNVDLSNNMLSTITRHHEKSIPNIQNLNLSGNRLTFVPNLQGIPLRYLNLDGNPLVKIEKGDFTGLKDLIHLSLSGLRGFRELSPQSFKELQALQVLDLSNNPNLKSLSAEVIFGLNSLQELNLSGTGVSSLPKTLLKYLPSIKSITLGKDIQCLKTIKEGQYHRQIGLTKKEVLSCHDSHGSVAAAPYVL, encoded by the coding sequence ATGCATTTCCTGGCCTGGTTCAatttgctgcttctccttccttGCTTTGGTACCACAAAAACCTGCTTCCCTGGCTGCCACTGTGAAGTGGAAACCTTTGGTCTCTTTGACAGCTTTAGCTTGACCAAGGTGGACTGCAGTGGAATAGGCTCCCACATTGTTCCTGTCCCAATCCCTCTGGACACCTCCTACTTGGATCTATCATCAAACAAACTGGAAACAATAAATGAATCGATGCTTACTGGCCCTGGATACACCACCCTGGTGAGTCTCGACCTGAGCTACAACAAAATTGCCAAGATTTCCTCCACAACGTTCTCCAGGCTTCGGTACCTGGAGTCCTTGGATCTGAGTCATAACTCTCTGGAAGTCCTTCCGGAGGACTGTTTCTCCAGTTCTCCTCTAAGTGACATAGATTTGAGCAATAACAAACTTTTGGATATAGCTATGGACATTTTTGCTTCAAAAGGACAAGGCAAAACCCTGAATGTGGATCTATCCAATAATATGCTCAGCACAATTACAAGACACCATGAAAAGAGCATTCCCAACATCCAGAACTTAAATCTTTCTGGAAACAGGCTAACATTTGTACCAAACCTTCAAGGCATTCCTCTCCGATATTTAAATCTTGATGGAAACCCTCTGGTTAAGATTGAGAAAGGAGATTTCACGGGGCTGAAAGACTTGATTCATTTGTCCCTCAGTGGACTGCGTGGCTTTAGGGAGTTATCTCCTCAGAGCTTCAAGGAACTCCAAGCCCTCCAGGTTCTGGATTTATCCAACAATCCCAACTTGAAGTCACTGTCTGCTGAAGTTATCTTTGGTCTGAACTCCCTACAAGAGCTCAACCTCTCTGGGACTGGCGTCTCATCCTTACCAAAGACCTTGCTGAAATACCTGCCTTCCATCAAAAGCATCACCTTAGGGAAGGACATACAGTGTCTCAAGACCATCAAAGAAGGACAGTACCACCGACAGATTGGGCTGACCAAAAAAGAAGTCCTCAGTTGCCATGACAGCCATGGATCCGTAGCAGCAGCACCTTATGTTTTGTGA